One window from the genome of bacterium encodes:
- a CDS encoding ferrous iron transport protein A, translating to MTDTLERASAGAPVRVTDINGGRDVRARLANMGLLPGVTVHVLVRGPLGGPVVVEIDGSRFAIGRGLARKVVVES from the coding sequence GTGACGGACACGTTGGAAAGGGCGTCGGCCGGAGCGCCGGTGCGGGTCACCGACATCAACGGCGGGCGCGACGTTCGGGCGCGCCTGGCCAACATGGGCCTCCTCCCCGGCGTCACCGTCCACGTCCTCGTGCGCGGCCCCTTGGGCGGGCCGGTCGTGGTCGAGATCGACGGCTCGCGGTTCGCCATCGGCCGGGGGCTGGCGCGGAAGGTCGTCGTCGAATCGTGA